The nucleotide window GAATCAACAGAATGATGGTTTCTGTTGAGAAAGCAGGTTAGATTTCAGCAAGGTAGATTTCTCTACCTTTCCGACAAAGCAAAGGATAGAGAAAATCTGGTAAAAATGTGCAAGACTATTCTATAACTGTAGGGGAGGCAGACTTTGCTGCTACCATTAAGTGTTTTATACAAGGCACCTTGGCTGACAAGGGGAGAAATAGTGGCAACTGTAAACTCTTGATTTTTTAATACACTCTTCTTGGAATATTTATATTTGAATTTGTGATGCTGTCACATGAGAAGTTAGGATTTCCAGCATTTGCTTCCATATTGGCTAAAGTTGAGTaatttccttccctctctccatcTCCTTGTGCTACCACTGTGTAAAAAGTACTTTGATAGATTTCTTCAAATGCTGCTCTCATGAGAGACTCTGTTATTGCTGTTTTTCCATTGAAGGGTTCTCTATAAGGGCAGAAACCTTAGATATGTACTTAGATaatgtttccttttaaaaaaaaatgcagctaaGACAGAGTAATGAAGTGACACATTATATGTAAATATAGACTGATCAGATATCACATTTTGGAACACATTCTGTATTCTCAAACGGCTTACATTTTTGTCTTTTCTGTGTCATTTACATTCATGAATTTAATTCCCAACATATATCTTTTTAATTACCCTAAAAAGATCCATACATACTTTACTTAAAAATATCTTCTGTAAGAGGAAAATTACCAAAAATAATGCCTAATATACTGTTATGCatacttttttttgtaaaatacaaACAGTCTGATCTCTTCTGGGTATTGCCTGAACTAATATGGCTATATTTgtttaaaggaagaaaagagaaaaaaaatgtaggaacaaaaaaaaaaaaaaatcatcccatTCTTTCCAAAGATACAAATATCAATGAGAGAACACCTGAAAGTTAATAAGTGCCAACAGGTAGAAATAAATACAATCTCATACAACCTTTATCCAATCATAAACTGCAATGACCTTGAACCCGTTAAAATATTTGCTACTGGCAGGAAAAGCTGTCAAGCAAAACACTGAGAAATTGGTACCCTTTCCTACACAGTAAGTGCAGAACTGAAAGACTAAATATTTTATGATTTGTTTCAtatgttttttttcctcccccctctctctctctccctttgctCACAGGACTGATTGTTGCCACTCTGGCGATCTGTTGGATGCCCAATCAGATTCGAAGGATCATGGCGGCTGCTAAACCTAAGCAGGACTGGACTGTACCCTACTTCAGAGCATATATCACCCTTCTTCCCATTGCAGACACCTTCTTTTACTTCAGTTCGGTGGTAAATCCACTCCTGTACAATATCTCTTCTCAGCAGTTCCGAACCGTATTTCTACAAGTCCTCCGGTGTCGTCTGACGATAGAACATGCCAACAAGCAGAAGCTTCTGAGAGCCAATTATAATTCTCAAACCAGCAGTGGCCGCTTTATGCGTCCCTTGATCTTCATTTCATCTAAACGCAGATCTTCTAGAAAGAACCCTGTTGTCTTAAGTACTTTTCAGAACGAGACCAAACCTGACTGCAGTCCGCAAACATTGAATCTTGAAACACTGGAGTCCAGATTGGAAACAATGCCACTGGAGGCTAATTTAGAGTCTAGTCCAGCTGCACAGAATGGCCTTCATGAACACGAATGTGACTCCGTGTAAGACAAAGTTAGATGACTATCAATAAACTTAACATGGAAATTTAAATCACTGAGGAATTAGAAACTGAACAATTAACTATATCTTCTTTAAGTGCTGTTTCTGATAGACTTGTTTCCAATTACACAAATGGAGCATGAGGTTTGTGTGCCATGTATTTTTTAAAGTGCACACTAGAAATTCAATCCGGCAACTGAATTTATGAATTGCTgaccaaaaggggggggggaacaggaagaagaagagagggaggagggcagtTCTTGGACCAAACTCTTCTTTAGTGATATGGCAGCAAAAGAACAGCAGtgcctttcaaaaaagggggacaAAGAACAAATTATGCCAAGACAATTTAGCAATGCACTGATGATAAAAGAGCCAATTTGAAGAGCAAAATAGTAGTTAATATGCCTGCCTTGGGCACTGTGCCAGAATTCCCCCTCTTCTTGGGCCGGGGTCCATTGCAGAGCGGAGTATTGCAGCAGCTGATACAAACAGAGTTCATTTTCCCCGGGGAACAGAATGACTGGTATCCAGCAGAAGCTATGAGACAGGCTGCCGAGGATGCGCAGGATTTGCGATAGAGGATTCCTGTGACACAGAACAGAAGTTACTTAGCTTGATATGAACATTCTATTCATTAGAATCCTGTCTGAAGAGTCTGAGACACAGTTAGGAATCTTAGTTGAAATTTTAAAACCAATGTAGGAGATTTAGTCTTATCACATCCAGAAGTTAGAACAGCTGTGTGTGTCTAAAATCATTGCTATGAAAATCtctgttttaggtttttttaatgttGTAAAATATATCATGTGCATAAAAAGGCATACATTTTACAACCAAAAATGTAATCCCTGGGAATGCTTGTTAA belongs to Pelodiscus sinensis isolate JC-2024 chromosome 7, ASM4963464v1, whole genome shotgun sequence and includes:
- the LYPD1 gene encoding ly6/PLAUR domain-containing protein 1 isoform X1; amino-acid sequence: MRRAARGPGSTRMWLLFGAATFWGLVLAPGFGLQIQCYQCEEFQLNNDCSAPEFIVNCTVNVQDMCQKEVMEKSSGILYRKSCASSAACLIASAGYQSFCSPGKMNSVCISCCNTPLCNGPRPKKRGNSGTVPKAGILTTILLFKLALLSSVHC
- the LYPD1 gene encoding ly6/PLAUR domain-containing protein 1 isoform X2; the encoded protein is MHGDQRGALHAAPSSLTCSRTAPLGFGLQIQCYQCEEFQLNNDCSAPEFIVNCTVNVQDMCQKEVMEKSSGILYRKSCASSAACLIASAGYQSFCSPGKMNSVCISCCNTPLCNGPRPKKRGNSGTVPKAGILTTILLFKLALLSSVHC